A region from the Cygnus olor isolate bCygOlo1 chromosome 24, bCygOlo1.pri.v2, whole genome shotgun sequence genome encodes:
- the TMEM183A gene encoding transmembrane protein 183A isoform X1 — translation MAPRGRPEAAAMPKRGARKRLKFRADDVCSERVTVADYANSDPAVVKSGRVKKAVANAVQQEVKSLCGLEASCVPSEEVLSVSGESCDSSDEMDTKESISGRTASRKKKSKRHKEDPDGDGGEEYPIDIWLLLASYIRPEDIVRFSLICKKAWTVTCTAAFWTRLYRRHYSLDAYLPLRLRPESMEKLHCLRACVIRSLYHMYEPFASRVSRNPAIPDSTPSTLKNSRCLLFWCKKLEGNRQEAMWEFNFKFKKQSPRFKSKCCKGLQPPIQYEEVHTNPDQDCCLLQITTFNFIFVPIVMGMTFTLFTINVSTDMRHHRVRLVFQDAPVRNGRKPRLDQGVQVVLDPVHSVRLLDWWHPQYPFSPKA, via the exons ATGGCCCCGCGCGGCCGCCCCGAAGCCGCCGCCATGCCCAAGCGGGGCGCCCGCAAACGCCTCAAGTTCCGGGCCGACGACGTCTGCTCCGAGCGCG TGACCGTGGCGGATTATGCTAACTCAGACCCGGCTGTCGTGAAATCCGGACGCGTGAAAAAGGCTGTGGCCAACGCGGTTCAGCAGGAAG TAAAATCCCTCTGTGGCTTGGAAGCTTCTTGCGTTCCTTCTGAGGAAGTTCTCTCTGTATCTGGAGAGTCTTGTGACAGCAGCGATGAAATGGACACGAAGGAAAGCATCAGCGGACGAACTGCATCtagaaaaaagaagagcaaaaggcACAAAG AAGACCCCGACGGTGACGGTGGAGAAGAATACCCCATTGACATCTGGCTGCTGTTGGCTTCCTACATTCGCCCTGAAGACATTGTCCGGTTCTCTTTGATTTGCAAGAAAGCCTGGACTGTTACTTGCACTGCCGCCTTTTGGACCAGACTCTACAGAAG GCACTACAGCCTGGACGCATACCTGCCTCTCCGCTTGCGGCCGGAGTCCATGGAGAAGCTGCACTGTCTCCGTGCGTGCGTCATCCGGTCGCTGTACCACATGTACGAGCCTTTTGCATCTCGAGTCTCCAGGAATCCAGCTATTCCAGACAGTACTCCCAGCACTTTAAAAAATTCCAGA TGTCTGCTTTTCTGGTGCAAAAAGCTTGAAGGGAACAGACAAGAAGCAATGTGGGAATTCAACTTCAAGTTCAAAAAGCAG tctCCCAGATTTAAGAGCAAATGTTGCAAAGGTCTTCAGCCACCTATTCAGTATGAAGAAGTCCATACAAACCCCGACCAGGATTGCTGTTTACTGCAGATCACCACCTTTAACTTCATATTTGTGCCAATAGTCATGGGTATGACGTTTACCTTG TTCACCATCAACGTGAGCACAGACATGAGGCATCATCGCGTGCGTCTGGTCTTCCAGGACGCCCCTGTCCGCAACGGCAGGAAACCGCGCCTTGACCAAGGAGTGCAGGTTGTGCTGGACCCTGTGCATAGCGTGCGGCTCCTGGATTGGTGGCACCCGCAGTACCCCTTCTCTCCAAAAGCTTAG
- the TMEM183A gene encoding transmembrane protein 183A isoform X2 has protein sequence MAPRGRPEAAAMPKRGARKRLKFRADDVCSERVTVADYANSDPAVVKSGRVKKAVANAVQQEVKSLCGLEASCVPSEEVLSVSGESCDSSDEMDTKESISGRTASRKKKSKRHKDPDGDGGEEYPIDIWLLLASYIRPEDIVRFSLICKKAWTVTCTAAFWTRLYRRHYSLDAYLPLRLRPESMEKLHCLRACVIRSLYHMYEPFASRVSRNPAIPDSTPSTLKNSRCLLFWCKKLEGNRQEAMWEFNFKFKKQSPRFKSKCCKGLQPPIQYEEVHTNPDQDCCLLQITTFNFIFVPIVMGMTFTLFTINVSTDMRHHRVRLVFQDAPVRNGRKPRLDQGVQVVLDPVHSVRLLDWWHPQYPFSPKA, from the exons ATGGCCCCGCGCGGCCGCCCCGAAGCCGCCGCCATGCCCAAGCGGGGCGCCCGCAAACGCCTCAAGTTCCGGGCCGACGACGTCTGCTCCGAGCGCG TGACCGTGGCGGATTATGCTAACTCAGACCCGGCTGTCGTGAAATCCGGACGCGTGAAAAAGGCTGTGGCCAACGCGGTTCAGCAGGAAG TAAAATCCCTCTGTGGCTTGGAAGCTTCTTGCGTTCCTTCTGAGGAAGTTCTCTCTGTATCTGGAGAGTCTTGTGACAGCAGCGATGAAATGGACACGAAGGAAAGCATCAGCGGACGAACTGCATCtagaaaaaagaagagcaaaaggcACAAAG ACCCCGACGGTGACGGTGGAGAAGAATACCCCATTGACATCTGGCTGCTGTTGGCTTCCTACATTCGCCCTGAAGACATTGTCCGGTTCTCTTTGATTTGCAAGAAAGCCTGGACTGTTACTTGCACTGCCGCCTTTTGGACCAGACTCTACAGAAG GCACTACAGCCTGGACGCATACCTGCCTCTCCGCTTGCGGCCGGAGTCCATGGAGAAGCTGCACTGTCTCCGTGCGTGCGTCATCCGGTCGCTGTACCACATGTACGAGCCTTTTGCATCTCGAGTCTCCAGGAATCCAGCTATTCCAGACAGTACTCCCAGCACTTTAAAAAATTCCAGA TGTCTGCTTTTCTGGTGCAAAAAGCTTGAAGGGAACAGACAAGAAGCAATGTGGGAATTCAACTTCAAGTTCAAAAAGCAG tctCCCAGATTTAAGAGCAAATGTTGCAAAGGTCTTCAGCCACCTATTCAGTATGAAGAAGTCCATACAAACCCCGACCAGGATTGCTGTTTACTGCAGATCACCACCTTTAACTTCATATTTGTGCCAATAGTCATGGGTATGACGTTTACCTTG TTCACCATCAACGTGAGCACAGACATGAGGCATCATCGCGTGCGTCTGGTCTTCCAGGACGCCCCTGTCCGCAACGGCAGGAAACCGCGCCTTGACCAAGGAGTGCAGGTTGTGCTGGACCCTGTGCATAGCGTGCGGCTCCTGGATTGGTGGCACCCGCAGTACCCCTTCTCTCCAAAAGCTTAG
- the TMEM183A gene encoding transmembrane protein 183A isoform X3, with protein sequence MDTKESISGRTASRKKKSKRHKEDPDGDGGEEYPIDIWLLLASYIRPEDIVRFSLICKKAWTVTCTAAFWTRLYRRHYSLDAYLPLRLRPESMEKLHCLRACVIRSLYHMYEPFASRVSRNPAIPDSTPSTLKNSRCLLFWCKKLEGNRQEAMWEFNFKFKKQSPRFKSKCCKGLQPPIQYEEVHTNPDQDCCLLQITTFNFIFVPIVMGMTFTLFTINVSTDMRHHRVRLVFQDAPVRNGRKPRLDQGVQVVLDPVHSVRLLDWWHPQYPFSPKA encoded by the exons ATGGACACGAAGGAAAGCATCAGCGGACGAACTGCATCtagaaaaaagaagagcaaaaggcACAAAG AAGACCCCGACGGTGACGGTGGAGAAGAATACCCCATTGACATCTGGCTGCTGTTGGCTTCCTACATTCGCCCTGAAGACATTGTCCGGTTCTCTTTGATTTGCAAGAAAGCCTGGACTGTTACTTGCACTGCCGCCTTTTGGACCAGACTCTACAGAAG GCACTACAGCCTGGACGCATACCTGCCTCTCCGCTTGCGGCCGGAGTCCATGGAGAAGCTGCACTGTCTCCGTGCGTGCGTCATCCGGTCGCTGTACCACATGTACGAGCCTTTTGCATCTCGAGTCTCCAGGAATCCAGCTATTCCAGACAGTACTCCCAGCACTTTAAAAAATTCCAGA TGTCTGCTTTTCTGGTGCAAAAAGCTTGAAGGGAACAGACAAGAAGCAATGTGGGAATTCAACTTCAAGTTCAAAAAGCAG tctCCCAGATTTAAGAGCAAATGTTGCAAAGGTCTTCAGCCACCTATTCAGTATGAAGAAGTCCATACAAACCCCGACCAGGATTGCTGTTTACTGCAGATCACCACCTTTAACTTCATATTTGTGCCAATAGTCATGGGTATGACGTTTACCTTG TTCACCATCAACGTGAGCACAGACATGAGGCATCATCGCGTGCGTCTGGTCTTCCAGGACGCCCCTGTCCGCAACGGCAGGAAACCGCGCCTTGACCAAGGAGTGCAGGTTGTGCTGGACCCTGTGCATAGCGTGCGGCTCCTGGATTGGTGGCACCCGCAGTACCCCTTCTCTCCAAAAGCTTAG
- the LOC121059159 gene encoding alpha-1,6-mannosyl-glycoprotein 4-beta-N-acetylglucosaminyltransferase-like, whose translation MRCSPKRSLTAALAAFVVLLLFLLLRRDSWQEQEPLEVEFTDLPPDTALQMLKPEGALHILQDLDNLSAPHNVSYHLLAGSLSPRKKFLAVGLASVRRPRGYYLPATLMSLFKQSTKEELQEMVVVVHLADKDPGWNARVAADITRKFAHHILLGRLLLIHAPQEFYPTLEGLKRNYNDPEERVKFRSKQNVDYAFLLAFAANLSSYYLMIEDDVWSAKSFFTAIRKAVASQEGTNWATLEFSKLGYIGKLYRSSDLPRLARFLLLFYQEMPCDWLLVHFRLLLTQKDVIRFRPSLFQHMGLYSSFQGTVNRLEDDEFEADAMDLPDNPPAALFTSMTVFENYEPLKAYSAAGGYFWGKSPGDGSIFCIVFQQPARITRVRVRTGSSERQGDFLRAGVLELGRRRRADGRDCSAYITVGTFEKGLFERRGLEKGVPSPVECVRIRVTKGQSEWLIIQSIDIWTAADT comes from the exons ATGAGATGCTCCCCGAAGCGCTCCCTCACTGCTGCGCTCGCAGCCTTCgtcgtcctcctcctcttcctcctcctgcgtAGGGacagctggcaggagcaggagccccTCGAG GTGGAGTTTACGGACCTACCCCCAGACACCGCCCTGCAGATGCTGAAGCCAGAAGGGGCCCTGCACATCCTCCAGGACCTAGACAACCTCTCTGCGCCCCACAACGTCTCCTACCACCTTCTCGCTGGCTCCCTGTCACCCCGCAAAA AGTTCTTGGCGGTGGGGCTGGCGTCAGTGCGGCGGCCACGCGGCTACTACCTCCCGGCCACGCTCATGTCCCTCTTCAAGCAGTCAACaaaggaggagctgcaggagatggtggtggtggtgcacCTGGCTGACAAGGACCCTGGCTGGAATGCCCGGGTGGCCGCCGACATCACCCGCAAGTTTGCTCACCACATCCTCCTGGGCCGGCTCCTGCTGATCCACGCTCCCCAGGAGTTTTACCCCACCCTGGAGGGCCTCAAGAGAAACTACAACGACCCGGAGGAGCGGGTGAAGTTCAGGTCGAAGCAGAATGTGGATTACGCGTTCCTTCTGGCCTTCGCCGCCAACCTGTCCTCCTACTACTTGATGATTGAGGATGACGTGTGGTCTGCCAAGTCCTTCTTCACGGCCATCCGCAAGGCGGTGGCCTCCCAGGAAGGCACGAACTGGGCCACCCTCGAGTTCTCCAAGCTGGGCTACATCGGTAAGCTCTACCGCTCCAGTGACCTTCCTCGCCTGGCtcgcttcctcctcctcttctacCAGGAGATGCCCTGTGACTGGCTGCTGGTCCATTTCCGCCTCCTGCTCACCCAGAAGGACGTCATCCGCTTCAGGCCCTCCCTCTTCCAGCACATGGGCCTCTACTCCTCCTTCCAGGGCACCGTCAACCGGCTGGAGGACGACGAGTTCGAGGCCGACGCCATGGACCTCCCAGACAACCCGCCCGCAGCCTTGTTCACCAGCATGACCGTCTTTGAGAACTACGAGCCCCTCAAGGCTTACAGCGCAGCAGGGGGTTACTTTTGGGGGAAAAGCCCGGGAGATGGCAGCATCTTCTGCATCGTCTTCCAACAGCCAGCCCGCATCACCCGTGTGCGGGTGCGGACGGGCTCCAGTGAGCGCCAGGGGGACTTCTTGCGCGCaggggtgctggagctgggccgGAGGCGACGGGCCGACGGCCGGGACTGCTCTGCCTACATCACCGTGGGCACCTTCGAGAAGGGGCTCTTTGAGCGGCGGGGGCTGGAGAAAGGAGTGCCCAGCCCCGTGGAGTGCGTGCGGATCCGGGTAACCAAGGGCCAGAGCGAGTGGCTCATCATCCAGAGCATCGACATCTGGACCGCGGCAGACACCTGA